GGCTTTTGGTGGAGCGTCTTCGTCAGGCCGGCGTCGATGTCCTCGACGACACACTTGAGGGTTATGATCGGGTGTACGTCGCCGATCCTTTCGGGAATCGACTTGAGCTGATGGAGCCACTCGGGTGAGTGCGATGTTCCTCGTCGGCGTGAAGCTGCCGATTGCGGCGTTGCACCTGACACGTTCCTCGCTAGCGCTCGGGTCGCCACCTGAACGCCAAGATTGTTAGGCTCGTGGTTCCCCTGGTCGTTGGAGGATCTCGTGGTCAAGCCGAGGTGTGAGCGGGAGCGGGAGCGCCGCATCGCGATGGAGATCGTCGTCGATGCCTACGATACTCACGAGCGGGCGATGGGCTGGTACTACTACCTCCAAGAGCAGCTCAAAGTTCCGTTCACGGCGACGTGTACCGCCAAGCGTGCGATCTCCCCCCTGCGCGTCAAGGATGAGGTACAGGTCGTCGGGATGCCCAGCGAGGACGAATGCGAGCACGAGATGTTCGTCACCATCCGCTGGGAGAAGGATAGATTGGCGGTGCCGCTGGCCCAACTAAGACCTATCAGCGCCACGCACAAGCGGACGCAGCAAGGGGTGGAGGATTGGCGCTACTGGGTCAAGATGGGATACGAGCTGTGAGGGCGGCGAGCCTAACCCCCGCATGCAGGCGACGGCGGGCGCGGCGCGCGAGCCCAGCCGGCAGTATCTCGGCGCCCGCCTCGCCTGATTCGGAGCGTTGAAAGCTGTGGTGATGCGGAAGAAGATCAAGGAAGGCCAGAAGGTCGCGGTGAGCTTTGGGCCGCGTGACCGGCAGTTGGTGCTCGAGCACACGTTTGCCGGTCCCGACCTGACAGCTGCGCTCCGCCGGGCGCAGCTCGTCGGTGGGAGGCGCGTGGTCCGATACACACTCGGCGATCTCGATGAGCTACTGGGCTACGTGGCGGCCGAGGCGAATCACGCAACGGACAAGAAGCTTGGAAAAGAGCTCGACGCGCTCTATGCTCGGCTCCGCCGCGAGATGGAGTCGTACGATGATGGCCTGTGGCAGCAGGCTTTCTAACCCCGCAGTGCAGTGGGCCGGGGGCTCGCGTTGCTCGCCCTCCGGCCACTGACCGCGCGCGTTAGGCAGCGGAAGCGAGGATTCTCTCTCAGATGAGGGCACACAGAATGGATCGCATCACGGCGGCACTGATGGCGGAGTTCTCCAGCGAGAACCAGCTTGATCAACTGCCCGAGGAAACCCGGTTTGAGCACTTCGCGGCCTACCTAGCCACGTCGCGGCACTTGGCCGATACCTTTGATACCGCCGACCTCGTAACTGGCGCCGGGGGCGACACTGGGATCGATGCGATAGCGATCGTTGTCAATGGCTCGCTCGTGACCGACTCCGAGCTTGTGAATGAACTCGCCGAGACGAATGGATACTTGGACGTGACGTTCGTGTTCGTGCAAGCGGAACGGTCGGCGGCCTTCGACGGGGCCAAGATCGGCACGTTTGGCTTTGGCGTCAACGACTTCTTTCGGGATACTCCGCAACTGCCAAGGAACGACGCCGTTAGGGACGCAGCGGCAGTTATGAGCGCGATTTACGCGCTCAGCCCAAAGTTCACAAGAGGGAATCCAACCTGCCGCCTGTACTACGTTACGACTGGAAGATGGGTCAACGATGCAAACCTTGTTGCCCGCCAACAGGTGGTCGTCGATGATCTTCGAGGGACGAGACTCTTTCGTGATGTGGAGTTCATTGACCTCGATGCAGACGCAATTCAGCGGCTGTACAACCAAACCAAGAACGCGATCTCTCGGGATATCACATTCAGCGCGAGAACGGCTTTGCCAGAAATCCCTGGCGTAGCCGAGGCTTACCTCGGGTTACTGCCCGCTTCGGAGTTTCTCTCGTTGCTCCAAGACGAGACGGGCATACTGGTCAAGAGCATCTTCTACGAGAACGTCAGAGATTGGCAGGACTACAACGCTGTGAACACTGAGATTCGAGGCACGCTCGAGTCAGTACAGCAGAGACCTCGATTCGCGTTGATGAACAACGGTGTGACGATTATTGCCAAGACCCTGCGGGCGACAGGGAACAGATTTCACATCGAGGACTACCAGATCGTGAACGGATGTCAGACGAGCCACGTGCTGTTCGACCAGCGGGGCCAGATCGACGACACAGTTCTGATTCCGCTGAGGCTCATTGCGACCCAAGACGAAGAATTGATTGCGTCTATCGTCAAGGCCACCAATCGTCAGACACAAGTCAAGGAAGAACAACTGCTTGCCCTAAACGATTTTCAGAAGAAGCTGGAGGTCTTCTTTGGCAGCTTTGAAGAAGCCAGGCGCCTCTACTACGAACGTCGCTCGCGTCAGTACAACACTGTGCCTGGAATCGAGAAGACAAGGGTCGTGACGCTGCCAAATCTCATCAGGGCGTACGCGGCGCTAGTCCTGGAGGAACCGCACAGGACGACGCGGAATTTTCGCGCGCTTCTGGCCACGGTCGGCACGAATATCTTTGCCCCGGATCATCGTTTGGAGCCTTACTACCTGGCGGCTTCAGCCCTGTACAGACTGGAATACCTATTCCGAAACGGCGAGGTAGACGCCAGATTCAAGGCCGCGCGTTACCACATTCTTCTTGCGACGAGATTGCTCGGGTCACCCCGGCAGCCGCCTAGGCCGAACTCTCACGAAATGGCCCGCTTCTGCGACGAACTCCTTCACATTCTTTGGAGCCCTGTAGACGCATCAGCGCTTGTTCGGCGCGCTGTGGACGTCGTCAACGAGGTGGCGGCGGGTAACTTACACCGCGACAACATAAGAACGCAGCCCTTTACCGACCAAGTGTTGCGTCGTTGCCGGGAATTGGTGCCCGCTGCCTAACAAGGCGTTGCACCCGTCGGCCCCAGCGCAAGGCCGAGTGGCCGCGTGTGAACGCCAATGCGTTAGCCCTCCCGGCGACACACCGGTGCGTCATGCCGGGAGCGAAGCAGAGCTGCCCCACGGCATCGTCGTCGCCAAGGCTTGGGATAATGCCGTGCGCGATCGCAAAACCCTAGCCAAGGACAACGGGAACTCCTGAGCCGCATGACCAACGACACCTTCAAAGACATCGAGAAGCTCGAAACCGACCTCTGGGAGACCGCGGATAACCTCCGCGCCAATTCCAAGCTCACCTCCAGCGACTACTTCATGCCCGTGCTGGGCGTGATCTTCCTGCGGCATGCGGCCAACCGCTTCGAGGCTGCCCATCGGCAGATCGAGGAGGAGCAGGCAACCGGCAGGATGCCCAAGCGCAAGGTGCTCCCGGCCGACTACCTGCGACGCCGCGCGCTCTGGTTGCCGGAGTCGGCCCGCTACGACGCCATCATGCAACGGGCGGCCACCAGCGGAGCCGACCTGCCCAAGCTCATCACCGACGCCATGACGGCAATCGAGGCCGAGTTCGAGCCACTGCTGGGCGTCCTGCCCAAGGACTTCGGCATCTTCGAGCCCAAGGTGCTCGAAGACCTGATGCGCCTGTTCAACAGCGAGCAGATCAAGCTGGCCACCGGTGATGTCTTCGGCCGCATCTACGAGTACTTCCTCGCCAAGTTCTCGATGCAGAAGGCGCACGACAACGGCGAGTTCTTCACCCCGTCCTCGATCGTGCAGACCATCGTCAACGTCATCGAGCCCGACCATGGCGTGGTGTTCGATCCGGCCTGCGGCTCGGGCGGCATGTTCGTGCAGTCCAGCCACTTCATCGAGCACGAG
This genomic window from Candidatus Rokuibacteriota bacterium contains:
- a CDS encoding calcium-binding protein; its protein translation is MVKPRCERERERRIAMEIVVDAYDTHERAMGWYYYLQEQLKVPFTATCTAKRAISPLRVKDEVQVVGMPSEDECEHEMFVTIRWEKDRLAVPLAQLRPISATHKRTQQGVEDWRYWVKMGYEL
- a CDS encoding AIPR family protein; amino-acid sequence: MDRITAALMAEFSSENQLDQLPEETRFEHFAAYLATSRHLADTFDTADLVTGAGGDTGIDAIAIVVNGSLVTDSELVNELAETNGYLDVTFVFVQAERSAAFDGAKIGTFGFGVNDFFRDTPQLPRNDAVRDAAAVMSAIYALSPKFTRGNPTCRLYYVTTGRWVNDANLVARQQVVVDDLRGTRLFRDVEFIDLDADAIQRLYNQTKNAISRDITFSARTALPEIPGVAEAYLGLLPASEFLSLLQDETGILVKSIFYENVRDWQDYNAVNTEIRGTLESVQQRPRFALMNNGVTIIAKTLRATGNRFHIEDYQIVNGCQTSHVLFDQRGQIDDTVLIPLRLIATQDEELIASIVKATNRQTQVKEEQLLALNDFQKKLEVFFGSFEEARRLYYERRSRQYNTVPGIEKTRVVTLPNLIRAYAALVLEEPHRTTRNFRALLATVGTNIFAPDHRLEPYYLAASALYRLEYLFRNGEVDARFKAARYHILLATRLLGSPRQPPRPNSHEMARFCDELLHILWSPVDASALVRRAVDVVNEVAAGNLHRDNIRTQPFTDQVLRRCRELVPAA